GATGCCGCACTAAATGAGGGGTTGGAGGAGATGCCGTCTTGTCCATGATACCCGACAGCGAATACTTGGAGAGGGTTAGACGCGTCCAGGAGGAGATGATCCTCCGGGACATAGACCTCCTAGTGGGCTACGGCAGCGAGTCGGAGCCCCACCACGTGAGATACCTTTCGGATTTCATCCCCAACTTCGACTTCGCAGGCTTCATAGTGCCCAGGGAAGGGGAGGCCTCGCTCATCACGGGGGGCCCGGAATCCATCGTGTACGCCCAGGCCACCTCGAGGCTCAAGAAGATATTCATCCATCCCTTCTTCCTCGAGACCTCAGCCCCGCCATACCATGAGACCGAACACATCAGGTTTAAAGATATAATCCCTGAGGCGGCCGATGAACTCAGCAGGATCAGAAGGGTCGGGATAGTGGGTTCGAACATATTCCCATACGCCATCTACCAGGACTTGAAGAGGGCTGTGGGCGACGCGGAGATCGTGGAGGCAGACTCCATCCTATTCAAGGTCAGGATGATAAAGTCGCCCAACGAGCTGAACGTCATGAGGAAAGCCTATAAGATAACCGAGCAATGCCACAGGGAAGCCCTGGAATACGCAGAGCCGGGGCGGATGGAATGGGAGATAGAGGCGAAGGCTAAATCCGCCATGGCCATGCTGGGAGCCGAAGGACCAGCCTACCCCATATGGGTCTGCTCCGGGCCCAGGACGAACCAGGGCTTAAGCAGATCCACGGATCGCAGGATAGGCAGGGGCGAACTAGTGCAACTATCGATAGGAGTCAAGTATCAGGGGTACTGCGGCAACATGTGCCGTCCATTCGTGATAGGCGATATACCCGGGAAGGCTAGGAGGCTCATGGAGGCCGGCTTGGAGGCTGAGAACGCCGTCATAGACGCCATGGAGCCCGGCGTGGAATCCATCCATGTACACAAAGTCTACGAGGAAATACTGCGTAAACACGGGTTCGGGAGGGAGTTCACCCTCTACGGCCCAGCCCACGGCACAGGACTACAGGAATGCGAGGGCCCATGGATAAACGAGGAGAACCTCTTCAAACTCCAGCCGGGGATGGTCTTCAACGTGGATATATGGCTCTCAAACGGCGAATTAGGGCTGAGATGGGAGGACGGCGTAGCCGTGACGGAGACCGGGATAGAACAGCTCTCCACATACAGACGCGAAATAATATCAAAATAAAATAATAATATGGTGGTGATCAATAAAATCCTGGAAGCGATCCTGAAAGAGAAGGGGTAATCCTCCCCGTTTCCCCTCCTCCTGATCCCTTCTTCATCGGTGACTGCACCACCCCGCTATGGTTAGGGCCAGGGTCTTCGCGAGGGCTAATAGGCTGCTTATGGTCACGTACTCGTCGGGTGCATGGCGTTCCCTCCCGCGGGCCCGAAGACTAGCATGGATAGGAAAAATCCTATCCGAACTTATACTTAGGGTATCGTATGTTTTCAGATACAGACTTGCCACTTCTGACTGTTAGGTCTGAGTTAGTTTGCTTTCAAGATCCGGATACGTTATTGTTTTTATGAATTTGCTCGCTGCCCTCCTTAATTTTTCGTCTTCGGTTACTAGGGTGGCTTCCGCGTTTCTAGCAGTTATAATATACGAGGCGTCGTAGAAGGTTAGTCCTTCTTTATGGGCTATTTGGAGTGTGCTGGAAAAATCTAGTTTTGTGAATTCTATCGGTTTAATCACGCCCCTTATGGCTAGGTCCTTTATTGCGGTGGCGGCGTCTATGGCGTCCTCTATGGATATCGATTTCAATAATGTTGAAAGCTTCCAGAGGCTGTTACAGGCTTCATATACGGCCAGGTCTGTGGTAGCCAGGTCTGCACGTGAGGCTTCTAATATTAGCTGTCTGCCCCTTCTGGTGACCAATGGCAAAAGTGCTGAAGCATCAAGTAAATACTTCAATGCACCTCCCTATCTTCACGCACAAGCTTAGCTACCAATTTCGGATCAATTTTATCGTTTAGGCGCTCTCTCAACCGCTCCAGTCTTTCCCCAAGATCCTTCAATTCTAGCTCCATAAGATATTTGTCAAGCAATTTTCTTACAGTCTCACTAATGTTAACGTTATATTTTTCCAGCTTCTCCTTTATTTCCTTCGCAACCCTAATAGTTATAACGCTCATGTCTACCGTATTACATACTGTAATACAATCTTATAAAGATTCAGCCTTCTACACCAAGGCTTCATTCGAACACGTTACACCTATAGCCTTCTTATTTTTCCTGGCCCTGGCCGGCATATTTCGCCTTGGCGTGTTAGGCGCCATATGGCGTTTCAGCAGCCGCCTTCTCTAAGCCTTGCTCTTCATAAGCCTGTTCAGCGACTCCTTCTATTGGGATTATTTGGCTTGGAAGATTTTCCACTAGCCATTTCATAG
The sequence above is a segment of the Candidatus Bathyarchaeota archaeon genome. Coding sequences within it:
- a CDS encoding type II toxin-antitoxin system VapC family toxin; this translates as MPLVTRRGRQLILEASRADLATTDLAVYEACNSLWKLSTLLKSISIEDAIDAATAIKDLAIRGVIKPIEFTKLDFSSTLQIAHKEGLTFYDASYIITARNAEATLVTEDEKLRRAASKFIKTITYPDLESKLTQT
- a CDS encoding aminopeptidase P family protein, which codes for MSMIPDSEYLERVRRVQEEMILRDIDLLVGYGSESEPHHVRYLSDFIPNFDFAGFIVPREGEASLITGGPESIVYAQATSRLKKIFIHPFFLETSAPPYHETEHIRFKDIIPEAADELSRIRRVGIVGSNIFPYAIYQDLKRAVGDAEIVEADSILFKVRMIKSPNELNVMRKAYKITEQCHREALEYAEPGRMEWEIEAKAKSAMAMLGAEGPAYPIWVCSGPRTNQGLSRSTDRRIGRGELVQLSIGVKYQGYCGNMCRPFVIGDIPGKARRLMEAGLEAENAVIDAMEPGVESIHVHKVYEEILRKHGFGREFTLYGPAHGTGLQECEGPWINEENLFKLQPGMVFNVDIWLSNGELGLRWEDGVAVTETGIEQLSTYRREIISK